The region CACACCGGGTCCGCTTGGCGTACGGTACATGATTAATTTACCGATATCCGGAAGGAAATTGTTTGCAGGATCTTCGGCACAAACACGTACTTCTAAAGAATGGCCGTTTATTTTTAAATCTTCTTGCTTAAAGGCTAATTTTTCTCCGCGTGCTACTTTTATTTGTTCTTTCACTAAATCAAGTCCTGTTATCATTTCTGTAACAGGATGCTCAACTTGTAAACGCGTATTCATTTCAAGGAAGTAGAAATTCAATTTATCATCCACTAAAAATTCAACTGTACCTGCACCACTGTATCCGCATGCTTTTGCTACAGCAACCGCGCATTCACCCATTGCTTTTCTTAATTCAGGAGTAAGAACGGAAGAAGGTGCTTCTTCAATTACCTTTTGGTGACGGCGCTGAATACTACATTCGCGCTCGAATAAATAAACACAATTACCGTGATTGTCCGCTAATACTTGAATTTCGATATGGCGCGGACCGCTGGCATATTTTTCAATAAATACAGCACCATTTCCAAAAGCTGAGATTGCTTCTGAAATGGCCATTTTCATTTGTTCTTCCACTTCACTTTCTTTCTCCACCAAACGCATTCCTTTTCCACCACCGCCGGCTGATGCCTTAATTAATAATGGGAAGCCGATTTCTTTCGCCAGTTTAATAGCTTCATGTATATCGCTTATGGCCCCATCGGAACCGGGAATCATGGGCACTTTTTGTTTTTTAGCAGTGGCTTTCGCGCTGAGTTTATCACCCATCATATCCATTGCTTCAGGACTCGGACCAATAAATGTAATTCCGGCTTCGCGCACTTTGCGGGCGAACTCGGCATTTTCACTTAAGAATCCGTAACCGGGATGAATTCCATCAACCTTATTTTCTTTACAAATCTGAATGATTTTATCTCCCAATAAATAGGATTGAGAACTTGGAGGCGGGCCTAATAAAAAAGCTTCATCGGCATAACGCACAAAAGGCGCATTACGATCGGCTTCCGAATAAACGGCAACGGTTTTAATACCCATTTCTTTAGCGCTGCGCATAACGCGTAACGCAATTTCTCCTCGGTTGGCAATTAAAATCTTTTTCATAGTAAAATACGCTCAAATATAACTATTACAAGGCTTTAAAACCACGGGTTTTATATCTTTTTAAATTATGTAACTTATTGTCGATATTTGCGTTATTACAGCCAATGCGTAAAACAATTCATTTCTTAATAGGCTTTTTAGTTTTTAGTACTGCTTTTTCGCAGAAGAAAGATACTGTAAGCGGGGCTAACATTTATCGATTAGAATATGAGTTAAAGGATTTGGAGACTGTTGTGTTCAAATCTAAGAAAGAGGAAGAGCGGTTTGATGCCAATAAAAAATTCATCAAATTATGGGAGCAGGCACTTCGACAAAAAGAATCCATGGATTTTGGTTTCGATAGCATTAAAGGCGTTTCTAAATTAAAATCGGATGATGGCAAGTTCAGAATAATTACCTGGAATGTTTTTAAAAATGACGGAACACACGCTTATTTTGGATTTATTCAGGTCAATAATACGAAGGTTCATAAGCAAGGTTTATTTAAGAAATCGGTCACCAATGAATATGATTTGTTTCAACTTATTGATGTTTCAGGTACGGTAAAATCTCCTGAAACGCATGTAGGTTCAGCGGCTAAATGGTTTGGCATGTTATATTACGATAAAATTATTTCATGCGATGGTTACTATACTTTAGTTGGTTGGGATGGAAACGATAATTTAATTCAGAAAAAATTCATTGACATTTTATATTTCAAATCGGATGGCACACCAATTTTTGGTAAGGATGTTTTTAAAGTTCCAAAGAAAAGTCCGAAGCGAATTATGTTTCAATATTCATCCGAAGTGGCGATGTCTTTGAAGTGGAATGATAAAAGAAATCAGATTGTATTGAGTCATTTAGCGCCTAAAGATGAAGGAAGTGTTTTGGAGGGACAATATCAGTATTATGGTCCGGATGGAAGTTTCGATGCTTATGAACAACACAAAGACAGATGGGTATTAAAAGAAGATGTTGATATAAGAAACGACAAAAGCAAGAATGATAATGTGAAGAAGCCTGATCCTCGAAAACAGAAAGAGATGTACAAACCGAAAAAGTAATAATTAAAAAAGGCTGCTAATTTTAGCAGCCTTTTTTGTTGGGGATGTGAAATGTATTATTCACAAATTAATTTCTGTACGGCAATTACTTTTCCGTTTTCAATTACGTTTACAAAGTAAATACCTGAAGATAAATTTGTAGTTAAATTATTTTTCTCGGTAGTTAAATCCTGGCTGTATACTAATTTACCGATACTGTTATAGATTTCAATAGATGATGTGCCGTTAAATCCGTTTAATTCTATAACGAAATTACCATTGTTTGGATTTGGATATACAATAAACTGTGCCTTGGTTTGCTCTATGTTAGCAATGTCTGTACATGCAGAAACCACAACGCTTACTGTAGCTGTATTTTTACAATTGTTTGCGTCAAAACCTGTCACAGTATAAGTTGCTGTAGTAGTTGGACTGAAAGGCACGTTGTTGTTTACGCCGCTGCTCCAAACATAAACATTAGCACCACCACCATTTAAAGTTACAGTGTTACCTGTACAAATTAAAGTTGAAGTAGTATTAGCAGTTACACTCGGATTAGAATTAACGATAACGTTTGATACTGCAGTAGCTGAACAACCAATAGTGTTTGTTCCCGTTACAGTATAAGCAGTTGTTGCACTTGGAGTAAATGCAGTGTTATTAGTTACACCGCCGGTCCAGGCATAAGTAGAAGCGCCATTTCCATTTAAGATAACGGTGTCACCCTGACAAATACTAGTTGCAGAAGGTGTAGCGCTCACAGATGGAGTAGGATTAACCGTTACTGATACTACAGCAGTATTTGTACAACTGTTAGCTGCGGTACCTGTTACTGTATAAGATGATGTTGAACTTGGTGCAAACGCAACGTTATTAGTAACACCACCAGTCCAAGCATATGTAGACGCACCACCTCCGGTTAAAGTCACATTATTACCGCTACAAACGGATGTGGTAGATGTATTTGCTGTAACTGTAGGAGTCGTATTTACAACAACAGATGCAACGGCAGAATTTGTACAACCGTTAGCTGCCGTTCCTGTTACAGTATAATTTCCGCTTGATGCAGGAACAAATGCAACGTTATTGGTTACACCACCGGTCCATGCATAAGTTGAAGCACCATTTCCATTTAAGGTAACCGATTTTCCGCTACAAACTGTAGTAGAAGACGGAGTGGCGCTAACCGTTGGTGATGGAATTACAGAAATAGTTTTTTGAACAGCACCTAACGATCCACAGGCATCCTCCATAATCATAGTAGTTGTATATGTACCCGGAACACTGTATGAAGTTGTGGCCGTTACACCGGTTGCGTTTGGTGTAGCTGTAATGGCGGCATAATACCATTCGTAAGTACCCGGGCTAGTTGAACCTGCTGAGTTATAAGTTACGCTTTGTCCTGTACAAACTGTGTTGCTAGGTGTTGAAAATGTTGCAGTAATTGGCGCTTGAGTTAAGAACGGATGAATTAATAAAGAGATGTCTAAAGTCCATGTGGTGGTGCTTCCCATATTGTGCCATGCATTCGTGCTCCATTTTTCCCAAGCAGCAGAAGGAATAGTTTGATTATCGGAGTTGCTGATTATGCTTAACGAATCTTTTACAGTTGAGGTCCATTGTAGAGCCGAAATATCAACACTTGCGAAGAAACGCTTTGAAGCCGGTAATAAAATAGGAGTTGGGAAAATAATTAAAGAGTATTGGTTGTTACTCACATCCGTCATAATTGTACCCATACTCAAAGTTCCGGAGCCTAATGCAGCACCTGGAGATAATGAGGTACCATCGTAGAATTTAACAGCTACGGTTTTTGTTGGTGTTGCAGAGTAGGCGT is a window of Bacteroidota bacterium DNA encoding:
- the accC gene encoding acetyl-CoA carboxylase biotin carboxylase subunit, which codes for MKKILIANRGEIALRVMRSAKEMGIKTVAVYSEADRNAPFVRYADEAFLLGPPPSSQSYLLGDKIIQICKENKVDGIHPGYGFLSENAEFARKVREAGITFIGPSPEAMDMMGDKLSAKATAKKQKVPMIPGSDGAISDIHEAIKLAKEIGFPLLIKASAGGGGKGMRLVEKESEVEEQMKMAISEAISAFGNGAVFIEKYASGPRHIEIQVLADNHGNCVYLFERECSIQRRHQKVIEEAPSSVLTPELRKAMGECAVAVAKACGYSGAGTVEFLVDDKLNFYFLEMNTRLQVEHPVTEMITGLDLVKEQIKVARGEKLAFKQEDLKINGHSLEVRVCAEDPANNFLPDIGKLIMYRTPSGPGVRVDDGFEEGMDIPIYYDPMIAKLVVHGKDRKDAIDKMLRAINDYKIIGVETTLDFCTYVLKHEAFVSGKFDTGFIKKYFTPECLVNNTDEFDEAIALASSYIFDTKKTQSQSVESGTVKKSKWRQNR
- a CDS encoding T9SS type A sorting domain-containing protein; the encoded protein is MKKQLLYSFTFIALMLANFSFAQQNRTSVSPAPAKALSKNGVTPKKGTQAVITTTTSTCMSINLPAPATWSLVNYGTGTPIFADGFVNGPNIYGDREKAMYFDVSATANTMITQVYVGFDHAYSATPTKTVAVKFYDGTSLSPGAALGSGTLSMGTIMTDVSNNQYSLIIFPTPILLPASKRFFASVDISALQWTSTVKDSLSIISNSDNQTIPSAAWEKWSTNAWHNMGSTTTWTLDISLLIHPFLTQAPITATFSTPSNTVCTGQSVTYNSAGSTSPGTYEWYYAAITATPNATGVTATTSYSVPGTYTTTMIMEDACGSLGAVQKTISVIPSPTVSATPSSTTVCSGKSVTLNGNGASTYAWTGGVTNNVAFVPASSGNYTVTGTAANGCTNSAVASVVVNTTPTVTANTSTTSVCSGNNVTLTGGGASTYAWTGGVTNNVAFAPSSTSSYTVTGTAANSCTNTAVVSVTVNPTPSVSATPSATSICQGDTVILNGNGASTYAWTGGVTNNTAFTPSATTAYTVTGTNTIGCSATAVSNVIVNSNPSVTANTTSTLICTGNTVTLNGGGANVYVWSSGVNNNVPFSPTTTATYTVTGFDANNCKNTATVSVVVSACTDIANIEQTKAQFIVYPNPNNGNFVIELNGFNGTSSIEIYNSIGKLVYSQDLTTEKNNLTTNLSSGIYFVNVIENGKVIAVQKLICE